TTTCAAGGCTCGCTCGTAGATTATAAATCTTTTCTTGAAAGGGGCATCTGATCTAGCTATTAAATACCTCCACCAGAGTTTCAAACTAAAGGGGTTTCTTAACAGTTCTTCTTCGTAAAGAAGGTCATCTTGAGATGGGTATAGTTCCTTTGGCAGCGACATTCAATAAAAGATCCAGAAGATAAACAAATCCCagaaataaaaagaaggaaatattAAACCTAAATCTAACAAAAAAACTGGTTGACTGACCTGAGAGGAGAGCTCTGCAAATGTTTATACAACTGAGAGAAACCCTTTGGTGCTTGTAACAAGCAAGGACTTTAGGGAAAAACCCACGACTGTGGAGTATGAAAAAAGAGGAAGGGATGTGACGGGGATGGGGATGGGGATGGCGCCCAAAAGAAGAAGAGTTAAGCAGTGGTAGCGTCTTGCTGGATCAAGCAGGTTTTGCCAGGAAATGGGTTTTAACGAAAGGGCCTAATGACTATGAAATATACTCCATTGGACTAGTTAACGAAACACACAGACGCCCTATGTGAATTTGACTGGGCCTATTAACTCTTAAGTACTGCAAatctatataaattattttaaaatataaaaagccTAAAGAAAACGCACGTCCATCCTGCTCCTCTAAAACttgggttttattttaaatttattgaaaacaCATGTCTAGATGTCTATTTGCCCAATTTCTTTTCAGATATGCGTTTTAAATCACTTTCATAAttccaaataattaataatatagaaaCTTTATatcttaagaaaattttacaagtatttttattttttattttctaatattttaaagacattCACATGTGACATCAATTTATTCACATAAATGTGAAATTCAGTAAATAGATAGAATGATAGGAGGTCAAAgtgacaaaataatttttaaggtctcaatttgagaaattgtataaagtacaaaaactaaaataggTATTAAGCGAATTTTATGTGCAATATAGTACAaactttagtttaatatataatatgatgCAGCCAACAACTTCTTAGTTTAGTAGCAAAAGTATGATATTATAAATACCAGAATTTATCTTCAGTATTAAATAACCCCATTCACCAcctctaattatttaaaataataatataacgcacaaatttttattttatgcaattatatattctttatcTAATTTCATACATTACAAACATTGTTTTCAAATgtgatataataatttattataaagtttatttaaatttatatgatataatttatcaaaaattcattaatattatgAGTTAATAAAAATCAGATAAAttggaaaatgataaaaatattgttattttataaagtaataaatgcTAATTTGAAAGTGTTTTTATCCATTTACATAAAATCtatgaaatatataagattTAAACTCAAACACCATGATTccaatttcaatcaaaatctCATTAGCTTTAAGTATAAGAAATTTCATCATGCACATATgcatatgaaaattatgtatttataatataagtgtgcatttaaaaataacataaagtaaataatgaaatgttggAAACTAATTATAATAAGACATGCAATatgtacaaatttaaaataaacaaaatagtttaaattatgaataaaattatatttaaataggtaaatacattatattaagaatattaaatgtgCCCCAATTGTTTATTATGATattgccattttttttatttatttctttaggtATCTACTGGAGTGAGCTCAGTAACTAATCATCTGCATTCTGTAGGCTCATTAAGGGGGTAAATGCTggtttcaagttttaaaattgcTCCATACTTAGGCCCAACTATTTATAATGATATTGTCATTTTTTGTAAATGCTATCGAATTAACTTGTGACACTGATTTAGTCAAACTCTTTAATAATAGTAAGATAATCGAAACAGTTtgtgtaataaattaaaatgtataaatatattagaataaaactttggttgaagttgtaagtgttttttttataaattttggggACGTTGGTTTTAatctcaatatttatattttatttgtttattctaaataaaaaagataacaaTACTCtcgtaataatataatttatttaaaatatgtaaggttgttttaataattttattaattaactcGCGTCTCtaacttaatcaaatatttaaataataattatagatatataaataatataggTGAAACAAATTgtataatagaattaaaatatatcaaaatattaaaattaaacattagttgaaatagtatatttttataGATGTTCGTggtatattttcaaatattaatattaatattttttatttatttaaaaataagagtattatcataataatataatttatttaaaatatataaaattattttattaaataaattaatttcgaGTTATTTCGTActgttataataaaaaaaattcacccaTTGAGTGCGATAATCATTTAAAACAGCAAAGCACCCATCCTATAGTCTATTGGTCACGAATGAATTAATAAATGGGTtatggaagaaagaaaaaagaaggaaaaagtggGGGGTAAACTGCAAAGCCTATGCTATGAAAGGCTCGAGAGTTGAAAAGAGAGCTATTGCAATAATACAAGGGGGAAGGGATTGGATTTGGAAGGGAGCGAGcgttttttaacttttcaggtcATCCAACTGCTACACGTAGATGCCGTAAGCACCTAATAATATATTTCAACCCACACGCAATCCTCCCCCCTCCCTCCGTTCTCTCTCTCTCCGCTGCAACCCCAAACAAATACAACACCGTTGCACGACATTCAAAGCCCTTCTTCTTTCTAACCCATCTCTCCACTTCCCTCCACTCcattatattattcttttatttgttatttttgtcatataaataaataaaaagaaagttaatcctttttttttttcttcctttctacTTAAATTTTGCTTAGTGAACATTGAAGGCTTTACTCATTTGGGATGAACCAAGGTAAGAAGTTTTCATGGGTACCTTCAGTTTTTTGTTATTGTTCTTGATCGTTTCtttgttatgttttttagtttattttctttgttgcCTAGGAAAATCAGATCGAACTAAAGAAAAGTGTTAAAAATTTGCTCCTTCCCatgtttgatgatgaagaaTGAATTCATAAAGATAaaattcatttgttttctttctgggtatctttttttttatgctgAAAAGTAAaacctttttgttttattattaatgatgAACTGATAGTaatctgtttttctttttcttcttcttcttctgcttcTGTTTTGTCGATTCAATTGTTTCGCAGTAACTAAAGTTCAGTTCTCTTTGCGCGTGTCCTGTTTTCTTCTCCAATCCTCCAAGCTCATGCTCGAAAACCCATTTCATTTTATCTCAAGTTGACCCTTTTATTCAAtcttaatgatatatataaagtCTTTTACCCAAATGGACGTTAAGCTCTGGCACGACAAGTGGGAGGGAGAAATGTATAAAACTTTCGTGGAGTTGTATGCCATTATCAAAACATCTGAGAAGCTTGGGAAGAAGGCTTATGTGAGGGATATTGTTTTCTCATCATCTGAATATGAAACTGAGTGCCAAAAGCTTATTTGCCATGTCCCTAGCAGTAAATGTTCTgcatttacatataaaataaatcgtCTGGGAACCTATGGGGTGCCTGCCATTGCTGCATCTGCTACTTCCTCTGCTGCCATTGTGGCTGAATGCGTGCTGAATTTCGTTACTGCCATCATCGATTCTCTGAAACTCAATATGGCGGCAGTTGATCAAGTGCATCCTCTGTTGCCTGACCTCGCAGCATCACTTGATAAGTTTGGTATTTTGCCACCTGATTTCAAAGGGAAGTTGAAGATGAAGGAAATGGGTTTCAAGGTTGTCGAACATGGAGGCAGCTCCATGACTTGGAACCTTCATAGGATACATTATAGCTGCTTTGCCCATTTCTAGTGCTCGGAAGCGATCCAACATacagttttttatttttttcaagtgTTGCTAACTGCTGGATTCTTCTCAGTGATATCCGTAAAGCTGATAACGGCATATAAATCTTGGCAATTATTTGGTTGTTAAGCTTCTGCTGATCACGGAGAAAATATTTATGGGGCCACTTGTGAAAATCAATTCCtgctttgattttgttttgttttgtattgTATTGTAATTGCTGCgaattttcaattaaagtcaaTGTGGTTCATGTCATTTAATATAAGATGTTTCGGACTTGTAGCTTAGATATGGTCAAAGATTTAGCCTTTCCAGAATTCTTGACTGTTTCAAAAATCAAACCTACATAATTTTCAGTTCACTAGCAAATAGCAATCCTCCGCCATCAAATCATTGGAGGTTTCGAAGATTACACTCCAAACTCCGTTACTCCTACGCACATTTTTTCAAGCATGAAATATGGTAGGCAAGCCAAGACAACAAAACAATATGAAATCCACCAGAATGCAATGCAATTCATTGGCACGCACTTGATTTACATCTTCAAAATTCTTCTAGACCTGTAGCAGAGGAGAGCTCCTGAAATGAACTACCTTAGCGTCAGCCTCAATATAGAGAGGACATTAGTTTCTTATACCTCTCTTCTTTTATGTACAGTCTGTAATGAACAATGCCGATGCAGATGTGTGAAACCAAAAACTGTACCACCATCGATAGTTCATTCCTTGATAATGGTCAAATGCAACTTAATGCATTGATCTTAACCAGTGGCTGACGTGGGTGCAGATGTTTTAATGGAGAAAACTGGATGGTCCCTGTCAATATCTTGATGACTGGCTCCGAGGTTGACACTGTTGCTAATTTTTTCTCCTTCTGGGCCACCACCAGGTTGTGTCTGGCTGACTTCTGAATTACTGTTACCACCTGAGGTCAACGTGCTTTGCTGTCTAAGGTGTTTGTCTGTAGCATCTTGAAGCAATCTCATCATGCTGCCAGAATCAGAACCAGGTGACAACTCTTCTTCCCGCTCTGGCTGGATGTTCAAGTCAATTTGGCCTTTAAAGGGTGAAATTGAGGATTTTACTCTATTAGGATCATCTTCTGAACCCTCGCTGGCAATCTTTATCGGCTTTGGACTGCTATTTTCTGCATTAGTGCAAGGCGGAGGGTCATCATCTGGTACTTTATCAGGCAACGAAGTTTGCTGCTTCTTGCTAGTGGTTTCAGCTTCTTTTTGTGACTGTTTCTTCTCACGCCGCATCATGAGGGTGCGGAAGCGTCTCTTGACTGTTTCACAGACATTACAAGTACATGTCTGCTTGTGTTTGGGGCCTTTCCCACTCGGGGGCTGAATGCATACGATGCACGAGCAGCCAGGTCTGTGTCGGGGGTGCTTTGTGGTGGCCTGAGATGAAGTAGGGAGAGACTCACCCTCTCCCAAGATAGCTAAGTTCGCAAGGGTGTCGAGCCCCTCTAAAGCATCAACGTTTTCCATTTCCTGTTTAGCAgccttcattttctttgaagCAGCTGTCAACCACAACCAATTTGCTAAGCTCACAATGGTAATAAACTACAAGAACAATCTTTTTacacaaaaatcaataaaattcatgcataatTTACTCCAAGCCAGTCATACAAAACCTAcgtattttgttttcttcaagCAACAAATACCTGGATTACATTGTGGAAGCAGATTTTCCAGCTGTTCGGCAGTCAATTCTTGAATGGCTGAACAAGAAGATCTGCCAACATGGTAGATAAAGAAAGTGTTGATGCCATGCCCACacagaaaaactaaattttgagcttttcattttttttttccatggttctttttccttcaatttcgTTTTTGGCAGGTTGGGATTAATTCATTTGGTTGCAGAGTTAAACAGTACATTCATGGTAATGCAGAAATGAAAATGTACGACTATCGATAGAGAACACCAATCAAATGTGTGCTTACCTTTCTGGATCCCATGAGTTACTGGAACAGGTCCATTTGGAAGGAAGAAGAACATTGGAAGGCAATCTACGCCACTTAAAACAATCTTCGCATTGAGCCCATTGAATCTTTTCCCTGACATAAAAGAAACAGGGATTGGTATTTGCTTTCATTTAAGACATCTATTCCTTCCTATATAATAAGCTAACAAtgtaaatatttcaatattttcactTTGTTTCCATTATGATCACAGAATATTTGCATAAACCCaccaatatttcaatattattcAGGAAGTAGAGAGATTTCAACATATCCACAAAGCTGACCAAATTACAGCCAAGTATTAAGTTAATCAACTGTTCTTTAATATAGGCCTGAGCATCTAAAAGAAAGTGAATTACCCCATATTATCAGTAGCAAATATTGTTGGCTTCCCAAGAATCGGTGCATCCTGTTATTAACAAACACAACAAAATTGAGAAACTTTGGAATGATTACAGAGAAGGAAAGAGAGGATCCGAGGATCCCCCAGAAAGGATAGAATTTGCAGAACATACAAGTATCAAAATACTACTAATAGGcaacctaaaaataataaattgattaattaataaacatCACATTATAGCAAAAGAACAGTGAACAgttaatgaagaaaaaaagCTTGAAGAAGGCCAGAATGAGAAAGAATGAAATTGTTCTTGCATCTGATTATTTTGGTTCTGTGATGGCATCCATAAATAGCTAATAGTATAAAAAGTTCTTCAGCTATAAGTCTTCATCAAGGGTGTATCAACCATGGAAATTCTAAGATAATCACGTTAGAGTTCAATCTGCGACAAACAAGTAGCAGACGCTACAATGACAATATAAGAGGCTTATACTGCTGCCAGTAATAACCAAaagcaatttcaatcacaacAGATTAAATGTGCtgagaaaagaaacagaataatGAAGATATACCGTACCCCGTATTCTTCAAACTCAAAACCTTCAATGACTACAACACTAGCTACATGATTAGGAGGTGGACGTAGCAGCCCTTGAGCTTCTTCCCATGTTAGTTTCAGCTCTATAAGGTCTTCATTATCAATTCTTAGGCGCTTACTCTTTGAACC
This sequence is a window from Gossypium raimondii isolate GPD5lz chromosome 5, ASM2569854v1, whole genome shotgun sequence. Protein-coding genes within it:
- the LOC105768838 gene encoding LOW QUALITY PROTEIN: vacuolar protein sorting-associated protein 28 homolog 1 (The sequence of the model RefSeq protein was modified relative to this genomic sequence to represent the inferred CDS: deleted 1 base in 1 codon), with translation MIYIKSFTQMDVKLWHDKWEGEMYKTFVELYAIIKTSEKLGKKAYVRDIVFSSSEYETECQKLICHVPSSKCSAFTYKINRLGTYGVPAIAASATSSAAIVAECVLNFVTAIIDSLKLNMAAVDQVHPLLPDLAASLDKFGILPPDFKGKLKMKEWVSRLSNMEAAP